Genomic window (Aurantimicrobium sp. INA4):
CGCATATTTGCCATCTTCACCCTTGATGACAGTTCCAGTTTTAGTCTCGTCAAAAACGATGGTGGAAGCAGATTCAGAATCTTTCCCAGTCACAATCACAGTTCCGTCAACGAGTGCCCCGTCAACAAAGATGTTGTCTGCAGCCGTTGCGGTCAACTGAATTCCTTGTTCACCTTCGTGAAGAGCGGACCAAAGACCGTTCACGCCCCAAACGCTTTCGTTCTCCCCCGGCGCACCATAGAACCACTGCGTGTTCACCAGTGCGAGTGACCCCTGAGGTAAAAGCGCCATCTCATGGCGTCGGCTGCGGAAGAAGTCATACGCCTCTTCTGGAGTTTGCGGGGTTACGGCGGCGATATGTGCAGTCACAAATCCCAGATTAGTTTGTTGCGGCTTTGGTGTGATGGCACCACACCAAAAATCATTCTCACTCCCGATAGCCGTTGTATTGCTAACACTTTGAAGTCAGAAAATGTCCCGTGCAGTTATTCGACTTATCCACAGATTTAGACTTTTGGTCTATTTTTGCAGAGCTCTCCCAGATTCAGTCACTTTGCTGAAAGAACAGAGCTCAACAGGACGCCATAAGCAACCCGTTGAGGATATTACGCATACGAATAGAAGAGATACTCACATGAAGAACAAACGAGCGACAACCGCTGCGATAGCAGCACTAGCCACATCCACAGCAGCCTTAACTGGTTTTGCCATGCCAGCACAAGCAGCTGGTTCAGACGTGAATGTTGATTGGAAGATTACTCAAGACTGGGGCTCTGGCTACCAGGGCACTGTCACAGTGAAGAACACCTCGACAAAAAGCATCAATCCCTGGTCAGTGACCATCCCCTATGCCAACAGCATCAATTCCACGTGGGATGCCACCGCAACCAGCACAACAGGCGGATACCGCTTCTCGGGTCCGAGTTGGAATTTGGCTCTTGCACCCGGAGCTTCGGTGACCTTCGGCTTCATCGGCTCCTCAAAAGGCGGCGCGCTCACTCCCACAACCTGTGTAGTCTCTGGCGCAACATGCGCGGTAAACGATGGCTCCTCTACGGTTACTCCAGATCCAACACCCACCACCCCAACCGTTGACCCCACTGTGACGCCGGAACCCACCCCCACTACCCCAGCAGCTTCTGCGAGCGCGCTTAAGGTCTCCCTCAAGGTCACCAGCGATTGGGGTACTGGGCGCAATGTAGACATGGTCGTCACGAACACGGGTACTACCACGCTCAACAAGTGGTCGATCTCTGTTCCATGGAAGGGTACGAGCGTCTCGATGTGGAACGCAAGCTCTTTCCTTGCTGGTGGTGTTCTTACGGCCACTAACCTGTCGTGGAATGGCACCCTCGCACCGGGAGCTTCAGCCACTCTGGGATTTACTGACAATGGCAACTTTGTCTTGCCCACGAGCTGTGCTACTGCGGTGGGAACCTGTGAACTCAATGGTTCGGGTGTGACGCCACAACCCACTCCAACGGAGACCACCACACCTACACCCACCCCGACGGTGGATCCCGCCCCCACCGTTGATCCCACTGCTCCCCCTGTAGACCCATACATTCCTGGCCATGATGCATACACCGGGGATAAGAAAATTGTGGCTTACTACCCATCGTGGGCAACGTATGCCCGCAACTATCAAGTCGCAGACATTCCTGCTGAAAAGATCACCCACATCAACTTTGCCTTTGCCAATATTGCCGACGGTAAATGTGTGGTCGGAGACTCTTATGCAGATACTGACAAGGCATTTGCTGGTGATAGTTGGGACCAGGGCGCCAAGCGTGGAAACTTCAACCAACTCACCAAACTCAAGGAAGCTAACCCCAACTTGGAAACCATGATTTCTATTGGCGGCTGGACCTGGAGCAAGAACTTCTCAGCTGCCGCTGCCACAGAAGCGTCACGTCAGGCCTTTGTTTCTTCCTGTGTGGACTTCATGAATACCTACGGCTTTGATGGCATAGATATTGACTGGGAATATCCCGTCTCTGGTGGTCTCTACGCTGG
Coding sequences:
- a CDS encoding glycosyl hydrolase family 18 protein, with the translated sequence MKNKRATTAAIAALATSTAALTGFAMPAQAAGSDVNVDWKITQDWGSGYQGTVTVKNTSTKSINPWSVTIPYANSINSTWDATATSTTGGYRFSGPSWNLALAPGASVTFGFIGSSKGGALTPTTCVVSGATCAVNDGSSTVTPDPTPTTPTVDPTVTPEPTPTTPAASASALKVSLKVTSDWGTGRNVDMVVTNTGTTTLNKWSISVPWKGTSVSMWNASSFLAGGVLTATNLSWNGTLAPGASATLGFTDNGNFVLPTSCATAVGTCELNGSGVTPQPTPTETTTPTPTPTVDPAPTVDPTAPPVDPYIPGHDAYTGDKKIVAYYPSWATYARNYQVADIPAEKITHINFAFANIADGKCVVGDSYADTDKAFAGDSWDQGAKRGNFNQLTKLKEANPNLETMISIGGWTWSKNFSAAAATEASRQAFVSSCVDFMNTYGFDGIDIDWEYPVSGGLYAGTPADKANYTALLAEFQKELAAQSARDGEHHPLTIAAPAGPTTIPNLEAKNIGGIVDWMNLMSYDYHGGWDPITGHNAPMKVSSKDTATGFSVSDAVDAYLTAGFPAQKLVLGLPLYGRGWENVSSAQNGLYQPATNASVGTWEKGVFDYTDIKNNYLPTMNRYWDAEAQVPYLYDPVRKLWISYDDPQSIKIKVDYIKAKGLGGAMVWELSGDRDEELIDVIGTNLK